The Mustela erminea isolate mMusErm1 chromosome 18, mMusErm1.Pri, whole genome shotgun sequence genome has a window encoding:
- the MYBBP1A gene encoding myb-binding protein 1A — protein MESRVPAESASPAGAATSGPRPADREGLLQQSREFLDFFWDIAKPEQETRLEATEKLLAYLRARPQGPERKYALKRLITGLGVGRETARPCYSLALAQLLQSFEDIPLCSVLQQIQEKHDLQKVKKAMMRPALFANLFGVLALFQSGRLVKDSEALLKSVKLLQNLAQHHNHLQEQPQKALVDILSEVPAATLQAILPKVLKADLNSVLGSPEHLQLFLLAQQKVPEKLKELIGPVNLFSDENIPRLVNVLKTAAASVKKERKLPAVALDLLRLSLQEGKFPRFWKEVVEQGLLKKQFWPASYLCFRLLGAALPLLSEEQLPLVMQGDLIRHFGEHMVTAKLPKQFKFAPEMNEYVGAFLEGCRDDPERQLAVVVAFTRITNQGLPVLPTFWRVVRFLSPRALKGYVAWLQTTFLRPDLDSLVDFSTSNQKKAQDASLHGPERAVFRLRKWVILRLVSTVDALHAEKEDDLIEEVARFCFFHSFFETKKPTSQIPETEQQFSFPLESRTREVVSSAFFSLLQTVSTQFRLAPARTPDGQPWTHRLVQFADLLLNHSRNVTPLTPFTTQQRQAWDRMLQTLKELEACSAEAKAKASAFQHLLFLVGIYLFKSPADSCELLADIQTCIQKSLGEKPRRTRSKAATPQEPPWVEVLVEILLALLAQPSHLMRQVARTVFSHVCVHLTPRALQLILDVLNPEKSADEDNVVVMDDSEKQSESGEDKSSDSEDDRPSASEDDSDDEDSSEEDRDGDVDQGFREQLMAVLQAGKALGAVDGEDDGDEELGDEAMMALDENLSSLFAEQKLRIQARRDEKNKLRKEKVLRRDFQIRVLDLIEVLVTKQPENPLVLELLEPLLDVIRRSMRTSSSKQEQDLLHKTARIFTHHLCRSRHYCHDVGRGVGALYAQVERLVQQAGRQADASISLYYFNAALYLLRVLKGNSTAATVCKPQKKEKAGPKLLSPVAQASGGLDLSLVTPIFSSALTSFLTKRNSPLTVPMFLSLFSRHPVLCKSLLPVVIQHVTGQARPRHQAQACVLLQKALPTRELRLCFEDPEWEQLVSQILVKVTENLRTLGEAQSKSEQQQELSSLGLLNTLLRTVHQEKLTVDLTGVLGVLQSQQQRLLPGGHSASCSRLCNLYWQAMKALGVQRPKSEKKEAREVPKVTQSPLSTKRKKKGFLPETKKRKKQTLEGAALVEEAKPTTSGGDQPPSTGKRRRRKRKAQGPTQANGTPATKRPAPEAMTPSAPAKTPKLQEKQQPSQVNGARPASPAAPTGRKQPQKDLPEKGVSGKSLQSALPRKKARLSLASRSPTLLQSGAKRKKASLKKARKP, from the exons ATGGAGAGTCGGGTCCCGGCGGAGTCTGCGTCCCCCGCGGGGGCGGCCACGAGCGGCCCGCGGCCGGCAGACCGGGAGGGGCTGCTGCAGCAGAGCCGCGAGTTCTTGGACTTTTTCTGGGACATCGCGAAGCCGGAGCAGGAGACGCGGCTGGAGGCCACGGAGAAGCTGCTGGCGTACCTGCGCGCGAGGCCCCAG GGACCCGAGAGGAAGTACGCCCTGAAGCGCCTCATCACCGGGCTCGGGGTCGGCCGAGAGACCGCCCGGCCCTGCTACAGTCTGGCCCTGGCGCAG CTGCTGCAGTCCTTCGAAGACATCCCCTTGTGCAGCGTCCTGCAGCAGATCCAGGAGAAGCACGACTTGCAGAAAGTTAAGAAG GCGATGATGAGACCGGCTCTTTTTGCAAACCTCTTTGGGGTGCTAGCCCTCTTTCAGTCTGGCAGGCTGGTGAAG GACTCCGAGGCGCTGCTGAAGTCGGTAAAGCTGCTGCAGAACCTGGCCCAGCACCACAACCACCTGCAGGAGCAGCCCCAGAAGGCCCTGGTGGACATCCTCTCTGAG GTCCCAGCAGCCACGTTGCAGGCGATCCTGCCGAAAGTCCTCAAGGCGGACTTGAATTCAGTCCTGGGCTCGCCCGAGCACCTGCAGCTCTTCCTCTTGGCCCAGCAGAAGGTGCCGGAGAAGCTCAAGGAGCTGATAGGACCAGTCAACCTGTTCTCAGATGAGAACATCCCCAG ACTGGTGAATGTCCTGAAGACGGCAGCCGCTTCTGTGAAGAAGGAGCGCAAGCTGCCCGCCGTGGCTCTGGACCTGCTCCGCCTGTCACTGCAGGAGGGCAAGTTCCCGAGGTTCTGGAAGGAGGTGGTTGAGCAGGGGCTCCTGAAGAAGCAGTTCTGGCCGGCCAG CTATCTGTGCTTCCGCCTGCTGGGCGCTGCGCTGCCCCTGCTGTCTGAGGAGCAATTGCCCCTGGTGATGCAGGGCGACCTGATCCGGCATTTTGGGGAGCACATGGTCACTGCTAAG CTCCCGAAGCAGTTCAAGTTCGCTCCGGAGATGAACGAGTATGTGGGTGCCTTCCTGGAGGGCTGCCGGGATGACCCCGAGCGGCAGTTGGCTGTGGTGGTGGCCTTCACCCGTATCACCAACCAGGGCCTCCCTGTCCTGCCCACGTTCTGGAGGGTTGTGCGGTTCCTGAGTCCCCGTGCCCTCAAGGGCTATGTGGCCTGGCTACAGACCACGTTTCTCCGGCCCGACCTGGACTCCCTGGTGGACTTCAGCACCAGCAACCAGAAGAAAGCTCAGGACGCTTCGCTGCATGG GCCTGAGCGAGCGGTGTTCCGGCTGCGGAAGTGGGTCATCCTTCGCCTGGTCAGCACCGTGGACGCCCTGCACGCGGAGAAGGAGGACGACTTGATTGAGGAGGTGGCCAG gtTTTGTTTCTTCCACTCGTTCTTTGAAACAAAGAAGCCCACATCCCAGATCCCAGAGACGGAGCAGCAGTTCTCCTTTCCTCTGGAGAGCCGGACCCGGGAGGTGGTCAGCAGCGCCTTCTTCAG CCTGCTGCAGACCGTCAGCACCCAATTCCGGCTGGCGCCAGCGCGGACCCCAGATGGGCAGCCCTGGACCCACCGGCTGGTACAGTTCGCAGACTTGCTCTTGAACCACAGCCGCAACGTGACCCCCCTGACGCCCTTCACCACACAGCAGCGCCAGGCCTGGGACCG GATGCTGCAGACGCTGAAGGAGCTGGAGGCCTGCTCTGCagaggccaaggccaaggccagtGCCTTCCAGCACCTGCTCTTCCTCGTGGGCATCTACCTCTTCAAG TCCCCCGCAGACAGCTGCGAGCTGCTGGCAGACATCCAGACCTGCATCCAGAAGAGCCTGGGAGAGAAGCCCCGCCGGACCCGCTCTAAGGCTGCCA CCCCCCAGGAGCCGCCATGGGTGGAGGTGCTGGTGGAGATCCTGCTGGCCCTGCTGGCCCAGCCCAGCCACCTGATGCGCCAGGTGGCCCGGACCGTTTTCAGCCACGTGTGTGTCCACCTGACCCCACGGGCTCTGCAGCTGATCCTGGAT GTGCTGAACCCTGAGAAGAGCGCAGATGAGGACAACGTGGTGGTCATGGATGATTCCGAGAAGCAGTCGGAGAGCGGGGAG GATAAGAGCTCAGACAGTGAGGACGACAGACCTTCGGCTAGCGAGGACGACAGTGATGATGAGGACAGCAGTGAGGAGGACCGGGACGGGGACGTGGACCAGGGCTTCCGGGAGCAGCTCATGGCCGTGCTGCAGGCAGGGAAGGCCCTG GGCGCGGTGGACGGAGAGGATGACGGCGACGAGGAGCTGGGGGACGAGGCCATGATGGCCCTGGACGAGAACCTCTCCAGCCTCTTCGCCGAGCAGAAGCTGCGCATCCAGGCCCGGAGGGACGAGAAGAATAAGCTGCGGAAGGAGAAGGTGCTCCGGCGAGACTTCCAGATCCGG GTCCTGGACCTGATTGAGGTGCTGGTGACCAAGCAGCCCGAGAACCCGCTGGTGCTGGAGCTGCTGGAGCCGCTACTGGATGTGATCCGCCGCAGCATGCGCACCAGCAGCTCCAAGCAGGAGCAAGACCTGCTGCACAAGACGGCCCGCATCTTCAC ACACCACCTGTGCCGCTCTCGGCACTACTGCCACGACGTGGGCCGTGGCGTGGGGGCTCTGTACGCACAGGTGGAGCGGCTGGTGCAGCAGGCAGGCCGCCAGGCCGAtgcctccatctccctctactaCTTCAACGCGGCCCTCTACCTGCTCCGCGTCCTGAAGGGCAACAGCACTGCCGCCACTGTCTGCAAgcctcagaagaaagagaaagccgGCCCCAAG CTGCTCTCCCCTGTGGCGCAGGCTAGTGGCGGCTTGGATCTGAGCCTCGTGACCCCGATCTTCTCTTCGGCGCTGACCTCCTTCCTGACCAAGCGCAACAGCCCACTGACTGTGCCTATGTTTCTCAGTCTCTTCTCCCGGCACCCG GTTCTCTGTAAGAGCCTGCTCCCCGTCGTGATCCAGCACGTGACAGGCCAGGCACGGCCCCGCCATCAG GCCCAAGCCTGTGTGCTGCTCCAGAAGGCCTTGCCCACGCGGGAGCTGCGGCTGTGCTTTGAGGACCCCGAGTGGGAGCAGCTGGTCAGCCAGATCCTGGTGAAGGTCACAGAG AACCTGCGGACGCTGGGAGAGGCGCAGAGCAAGtcggagcagcagcaggagctgtCCTCCCTAGGGTTGCTCAACACCCTCCTCAGGACCGTCCATCAGGAG AAGCTGACGGTGGACCTGACCGGCGTGCTGGGTGTGCTGCAGAGCCAGCAGCAGAGGCTGCTGCCGGGGGGGCACTCGGCCAGCTGCAGCCGCCTCTGCAACCTCTACTGGCAGGCCATGAAGGCCCTCGGAGTCCA GCGCCCCAAGTCAGAGAAGAAGGAGGCCAGGGAAGTCCCCAAGGTCACGCAGAGCCCCCTTAGCacgaagaggaagaaaaaggggtTTTTGCCGGAAACCAAGAAGCGTAAGAAGCAAACGTTGGAAGGCGCAGCGCTGGTGGAGGAGGCCAAGCCCACGACCTCTGGGGGCGACCAGCCCCCCAGCACAggcaagaggaggagaaggaagaggaaggcccAGGGGCCCACCCAGGCCAATGGGACACCTGCCACCAAGAGGCCGGCCCCAGAGGCCATGACTCCCAGTGCTCCTGCCAAGACCCCGAAgctgcaggagaagcagcagccctCCCAGGTGAACGGAGCCAGGCCTGCGTCCCCTGCGGCACCCACCGGCAGAAAGCAGCCTCAGAAGGATCTGCCCGAGAAGGGGGTGTCTGGCAAGTCGCTGCAGTCCGCGCTGCCGCGGAAGAAAGCCAGGTTGTCTCTGGCCAGCAGGAGCCCCACCCTGCTCCAGAGCGGGGCCAAGAGAAAGAAAGCGTCACTCAAGAAGGCCAGGAAGCCCTGA